From Chryseobacterium sp. H1D6B, a single genomic window includes:
- a CDS encoding shikimate kinase → MIISLVGYMGSGKSHISKILSEKINFKLIDLDKEISRRNKLTIPEIFEKKGEIHFRKLEREALEEILATQENIILSLGGGTPVYYNNMEIINHNSKSIFLRASIATLSERLSKQKEKRPLIANISDENLPEFIAKHLFERNEFYSKAQFNINTDLREPEDIVNEIIEKIDL, encoded by the coding sequence ATGATAATTTCACTAGTCGGATACATGGGAAGCGGCAAATCGCACATTTCCAAAATTTTAAGCGAAAAAATAAATTTTAAATTAATTGACCTAGATAAAGAGATTTCCAGGCGAAATAAATTAACCATTCCTGAAATCTTCGAAAAAAAGGGAGAAATTCACTTTAGAAAGCTAGAACGCGAGGCATTGGAGGAGATATTGGCCACACAGGAAAATATCATTTTAAGCCTTGGTGGAGGTACACCTGTTTATTATAACAATATGGAAATTATAAATCATAATTCTAAAAGCATTTTTCTCAGGGCTTCCATTGCTACTTTATCAGAAAGGCTTTCAAAACAAAAAGAAAAAAGACCGTTAATAGCCAATATTTCGGATGAAAACCTTCCTGAGTTTATTGCTAAGCATTTATTCGAAAGAAACGAATTTTACAGCAAAGCACAGTTTAATATTAATACCGATTTAAGAGAACCTGAAGACATTGTGAATGAAATTATTGAAAAGATTGATTTATAA
- a CDS encoding S4 domain-containing protein, producing the protein MRIDKFLWSIRFYKTRSIATEEVKKNRISIGEVTVKPSKEVKEGDVIKIRKNQIDYKIKVIQIPKSRMAAKLVSLHIKDVTDKEQHELLKLRKMAQDYYRTRGEGRPTKKDRRDIDGYVENDIPSDITDWDDFFGENDTPEEAEKDL; encoded by the coding sequence ATGAGAATAGATAAATTTTTATGGAGCATTCGTTTTTATAAGACGAGAAGTATTGCAACAGAGGAAGTTAAGAAAAATAGGATTTCTATAGGAGAAGTGACTGTAAAGCCTTCTAAAGAAGTAAAAGAAGGGGATGTAATTAAAATCCGTAAAAATCAGATAGATTACAAAATTAAAGTCATCCAGATCCCTAAAAGCAGGATGGCGGCCAAATTAGTATCTCTTCATATTAAAGATGTAACAGATAAGGAACAGCATGAACTTCTCAAATTGCGTAAAATGGCTCAAGACTATTACAGAACTAGAGGCGAAGGAAGACCTACTAAAAAAGATAGAAGAGACATCGACGGCTATGTAGAAAATGATATTCCATCAGATATTACAGACTGGGATGACTTTTTCGGTGAAAATGATACACCTGAAGAAGCTGAAAAAGATTTATAA
- a CDS encoding FMN-binding glutamate synthase family protein yields the protein MRDKFLSWGIVLVIATWIIALLIRAHYWIPILLSAIYGLGVYNAYQSKHAILRNFPVLGYLRYFFEDISPEMQQYFIERETDGKPFPRNQRSAVYRRAKNLSDTVAFGTQLEVNHRKYEGIKHSIYAKSPSEELPRVWVGGEQCTQPYHASLFNISAMSFGALSDRAQISLNRGAKKGNFYHNTGEGGVSPYHMEGGDLCWQIGTGYFGCRDEEGKFNPELFTKYATLPNVKMIEIKLSQGAKPGHGGVLPGVKNTPEIAKIRHVTPGMTVISPPSHSSFSNAAGLLHFVQHLRELSGGKPVGFKLCIGDTKEFEDICVQMNVLKIYPDFITIDGAEGGTGAAPPEFSDGVGMPLEPALIFVNRTLNSYNVRNKLRVIASGKVLTSLDILRAVAMGADMCNNARGFMFSLGCIQALRCNSNNCPTGVATQDKMLVKGLDVTDKSERVYHFHKNTLHTCNELIAAAGRSSYEEVDATMFMRGDEFDHLADLYFPDILGNVKQKARS from the coding sequence ATGAGAGATAAGTTTTTATCTTGGGGAATTGTATTAGTAATTGCTACATGGATTATTGCATTACTGATCAGGGCACATTATTGGATTCCAATTCTGTTATCCGCCATTTATGGATTAGGCGTTTACAATGCCTATCAATCGAAACATGCTATTTTAAGGAACTTCCCTGTATTGGGGTATTTGAGGTACTTTTTTGAAGATATTTCTCCTGAAATGCAGCAGTATTTTATTGAAAGAGAAACAGACGGAAAACCATTTCCAAGAAACCAGCGTTCTGCAGTATACAGACGTGCTAAAAACCTAAGTGATACTGTAGCTTTTGGTACGCAGCTAGAAGTTAACCATAGAAAATATGAAGGAATTAAACATTCTATCTATGCAAAATCACCGTCTGAAGAACTGCCTAGAGTCTGGGTAGGAGGAGAGCAGTGTACGCAGCCTTATCATGCTTCTTTATTTAATATTTCAGCCATGAGTTTCGGGGCGTTGAGTGACAGAGCTCAAATTTCATTGAATAGAGGCGCTAAGAAGGGAAATTTCTATCATAATACAGGGGAAGGAGGGGTTTCTCCTTATCACATGGAAGGCGGCGATTTATGCTGGCAGATTGGTACCGGATATTTCGGATGCCGTGATGAAGAAGGAAAATTTAATCCTGAATTATTTACAAAATACGCAACACTTCCCAATGTGAAAATGATTGAGATCAAATTATCTCAAGGGGCAAAACCCGGACATGGAGGAGTACTTCCAGGCGTTAAAAATACCCCTGAAATTGCAAAGATCCGTCACGTCACGCCTGGTATGACCGTAATTTCTCCGCCCTCGCATTCTTCCTTTTCTAATGCGGCCGGATTACTGCATTTTGTACAGCATTTAAGAGAGCTTTCAGGAGGAAAACCTGTTGGGTTTAAACTCTGTATCGGGGATACAAAAGAATTTGAAGATATCTGTGTACAGATGAATGTATTGAAGATCTATCCGGATTTTATTACTATTGACGGAGCAGAAGGAGGGACAGGAGCTGCGCCACCAGAGTTTTCAGATGGAGTAGGAATGCCTCTGGAGCCGGCTTTGATCTTTGTGAATAGAACCCTGAACAGCTATAATGTAAGAAATAAATTGAGAGTGATCGCAAGCGGAAAAGTGTTGACCAGTCTGGATATTCTTAGAGCAGTGGCTATGGGGGCGGATATGTGTAATAATGCGAGAGGATTTATGTTTTCTTTAGGCTGTATTCAGGCTTTGAGATGTAATTCTAATAATTGTCCCACAGGTGTTGCCACACAGGATAAAATGCTGGTGAAAGGACTTGATGTTACCGACAAAAGTGAAAGAGTGTACCATTTTCATAAAAATACCCTGCATACCTGTAATGAACTAATTGCAGCAGCAGGAAGAAGCTCTTATGAAGAAGTAGATGCTACCATGTTTATGAGAGGTGATGAATTTGATCACCTGGCAGATTTATATTTCCCGGATATTTTAGGAAATGTAAAACAGAAAGCCAGGTCATAA